The sequence below is a genomic window from Acetivibrio clariflavus DSM 19732.
CTCTTTCGAAACAGCCTGATGTTATTTAATTTTTTATGAATTGGTGGCCTAATTTTACTCCGGTAACTGACCTAAATTTTTATTGACATTTACAGGATGAAGGAAGAATAACAAACCGGGCAGCTTACGTTGTTCTAGGAGTTACTATTGATGGATATAAAGATATCTTAGGGATATGGATTGGTGATAATGAATCGTCAAAATTTTGGCTAGGTGTGTTAAATGACCTAAAAAACAGAGGAGTAGAAGATGTTTTAATCTTTTGTGTAGATGGACTTACCGGACTTAAGGAAGCAATAAATGCAGCATATCCAAAATCAGAAGTACAGAGATGTATAATACACCAGTTGAGGAATTCCTTTAAATATGTATCCTATAAAATCTAAAAGCGTTTAGCAATGATTTTAAAGAAGTATATCATGCAATTAATGAAGAAGTAGCATTGGAAAAACTGTATGAACTAAAAGAAAAATGGGGAAAAGAGTATCCTTATGCAATACGAAGTTGGGAAAATAACTGGGAAGTAATAAGTCCGTTTTTCAAATTTCCGGAAGAGATACGGAAAATAATATATACAACGAACATAATAGAAGGGCTGCATAGACAGTTTCGTAAGGTCACAAAAACGAAAACGATATTTCCAACCGATAGTTCACTGGAAAAGATGCTATATTTAGCATCAATGAATGTAGTGAAGAAATGGACACAGAGGTATAAGAACTGGGATAGGGTGTTAAGCCAATTGATGATACAATATCCAGGTAGACTGGAAGAGTATATTTAAAAGCATTCATCCCCACCGCCCTAAAGGGCTCGTCCTCATCGCCGGACGGGCTAGACCTCACAAAATTAAAAATATAGGTTTAAAAGACTAATACTGACCATTATAAATAATTATTGCCAGATTTAAACAAATTTATGTATAAAGAGACTGTGAAAAAAACTCTGTAAAATAAGCTTTCTATGATAAAATATAAAATCATAGGAGGCTTTTTTATAGCAAAAAGAAGACGAGAGCCCATGAGTGAGGGCAAAAAGAATATTATTGCAGGTTTAATTCAGGAGTATGATATTAAAACAGCAGAAGACATCCAGGATGCTTTAAAGGACCTACTAGGCAGTACTATACAAGCTATATTAGAAGCAGAAATGGATGAACATTTAGGGTATGAACCGTATGAACGATCAGAAAATTCAAATTCTCGTAACGGGAAGAAGAGTAAAACTATTCGCAGTAAATATGGTGAGATGGAAATTGATGTTCCACAAGACCGTGAGAGCTCATTCGAGCCTAAAATAGTTCGTAAGCGACAAAAAGATATTTCAGGAATTGAGGACAAAATCATAGCCATGTATGCAAAAGGACTTACAACAAGGGAGATATCTGAGCAAATTGAGGATATCTATGGATTTGAAGTCAGTGAAGGCATGGTTTCAAATATCACTAACAAGTTACTTCCTGAAATTGAGGAATGGCAAAGACGGCCTTTATCCAGCATTTATCCTATTGTTTTCATAGACGCTGTACACTTTTCTGTCAGGGATAACGGAATTATACGCAAGCTTGCAGCGTACACAATACTAGGGATTAATGAAGAAGGGAAAAAAGAGGTTTTAACAATCCAGATAGGAGAAAATGAGAGCAGCAAATATTGGCTAAACGTTTTAAATGAACTTAAAAATCGAGGAGTAAAAGATATCCTTGTGCTATGTGCTGATGGATTAACAGGAATTAAGGAATCAATAGCTGTGGCGTATCCTCAGACAGAGTACCAGCGTTGTATAGTACACCAGGTTAGGAACACGCTAAAATATGTAGCGGATAAGGACAAAAAGGCATTTGCAGCAGACTTAAAGAGTATTTACCAAGCACCATCCGAAGAAGCAGGATACGCGCAAATGAAGGAAGTAACAGAGAAGTGGCAAGAGCATTATCCCAATGCAATGAAGAGTTGGACAGCAAATTGGGATGTAATCAGCCCAATATTTAAGTTTTCGGCAGATGTGAGAAAGGTTATATATACTACCAACGCAATTGAGAGTCTAAATAGCACATACCGACGTCTAAACAGCAAAAGAAGTGTATTTCCAAGCGACACTGCACTATTAAAAGCTTTATATTTAGCAACATTTGAAGTTACCAAAAAGTGGACATTACCTATAAGGAATTGGGGTAAGGTCTATGGTGAGTTATCTATCATGTATGAGGGTAGGTTGCCGTAGCAAAAAGAAAATGGCCAGTCAAGAGTAAATAAACGCCCTTTTTCAAGGGCGCTCTTGACATTCCATTTTCTTTTCACTATATTATAACCAAGGGCTTGTAAGCCATAATCTGACTTACAAGCCCCATTGAAAATTATCATAGAAAGTCAATTTACAGAAAAAGTTTCACACATCCTGTATAAAATATAATAAATCTGGCAATAATATGTAATGTAAAGATAATGAAAAACTATATTCTGTAAACTTTGTCAACCAGAAATTATTTGCCAAAGAAGGATTACATAAATTCTAATACACAGAATTATTTATAATCCCAAGCTACTTGACATTCACAAAAGTTTTTGATAGCCCCCAAAGACAAATTTTTATCTATATTCAGCTTTTATTTTTACTTATTTTCAAATCCACATTAAAATTAGGCATCAAAAAACCATCATTATTATCTATATTCGCTTCAATCATAACTGTAGTCTCTCCATTTTCACTACTAGCAATATTTGAAATATATGTAACTTTACCTTTATATTCTTTTGTTTTGTCCGCCTGAGGAATTATTGTGACTTCTGAATTAAGTTTAATATCATTTAATCAACTTTCGCAGGAAACAACTGATAGCTTTGCCTTGATATGAACAGGCAAACAAGTGACAAAGTAGTTGAGAAACTCGTTGACTGTTTCCTTTGTCAAAAGCAGTTTTTCCTGTAAAGTAGTTTTTAAAGCCTCTATTATAAGCTGCAGTGCCTCATGGAATTTAATGTCCTCAAGTTCATCGCAGCAATAGTAGAACAAAGTACCAATAGTGCGTAAATCAGTATTATTGCGGTTCTCAACCGCTAACATAATGTACCTTGAAAAAACAATAGTTGTATGGGCAACCATCATATCATAAGAACGACCTTGAAATTCCTTAGCCAGCTTAAGGTATGACTTACACATCTTGAAGAATACCTCTATGTCCCAGCGTTTTCCGTATATCCTGATTATCTCTGTTTCGGGAAGACTAGTATCTGTAGATATGAGAGCTAGCCATTTACTCTTGTTTCTTCGGTCACGGACAAAGACAATTTTTGCTGGAATGTGGTTTCCTTCTTTATCGTGTAATTCTACCATAACTGAAGCAAGGTATTTTGATCTTCCTCTACGTTTCCTGACAGTTCGGTATATCTCTCTCAATGATTTTTTTTCACCATTGAAGTTATAGTAAATCTTGGGAGTATCCTTTACCATAGCTATCACATTAAGATTCATCTTACAAATTTTGATAATAGTAGCCGGAAAGGAGAACCAACTGTCAAATAAAACATATTTTGCTTTAATACCGGTAGCAACTGCTTGTTCCAGCATAGACAGAGCAGATTCCGGTGAAGTGGCTAAGGCATTCTGTCGGCGTTTAAAACCAACGGTTCTTTTATCTATAGTATTTTTCGCTGGATTAATGCAAACCCTTGGATTTGTTGAACTTAAAAGGTTGAAGGCCACAGGAATAAATGAATTACCGTCTGTCCAACCAAGTGTAAGCATACGAAAGCCTTTTTTATTCTTATTGCCGTCAGCATGATCTTTGACCCAACTTAAAAGCTCAACTGACTTGCTTCTTGTCCTACTGTAGAAGGAATCGTCAATTACAAAGGCATCAACCCGTTCATCTGACGTTAATCTATCGATATGATGATTTATGACCTTTGCAGAAAGCAAATATAAAAATCTTTGCCAGTTGATATGTATGGAATTTAAGAATCTGTAGACCACATCCCTTGCAAATGGTATATCAAAGCTTTCTGCTTTATAGTTCATAAACAGATTTTTGCCTGTAAAAACAAGTTCAAACAGTACTTTGAATACCGTAAGACAAGGAATACCTTTATCTTTATATGCGTTTGACTTTTTTAACAGATAGCCTACAGAAAACATTTTGAAAAAGTTATCAACTGTCAAAGAAAATCTATTTTCTTCCTTAACCTTCTGTGATACAATAGACATGTTCAAGAACCTCCAAATTGTCGATTTAATAGGGTTTGGATACTTCTATTATATCACATAGAAGGGGGTTCTTGTATTTTTTTATTGCCCAAATCTATTGATTTTTCAATGTTCAGTGCACATTATTCACGTGCGAAAGTTGATATCATTTATGAATTCCTCAGGTACATTTGCTTCAACTACAATGGAGTTAATATTCACAAGGCTGAATAATCTTTTTGAATTTTGTACAGATTCTCCTTTTACACAATTTAAACCATAAACTATGGCATTATCCACATCCGACACTATAGTATTTTGTATTATATAGCTTTTATTAACTTTGTCATTCATCAATTTTATTGAATTTTCAATGTACTTTAATTTATCTTCATAAATACTCTTATCTCTACAATTCTCAATTAATTCAGATTTTTGCTTAATAGAAAGTTTTAAATTATCTACTTCTTTTTGTAGATCGTTTTTACATTTCTTCAAAGCTGCTTCCAAATTAATTACTTGTTTTTTATAATTATCTACTTTTTTCTTATATGAATCCAACTCATCCTGAGATATTGCGCCTTTTTTTAGTAACTCCTCATTGATTTTTAGCTCCTTTAATGAAGCTTCATAATCTGAATTTGCATTATCCAAATCATTTGATAACTTTACTAAATCCGAATGATTTCCATTACTTAGATAATCCTGTAATTCCTGTAAATCTTTTTGAAGCTTTATCAATTCCTGTTGGTTATTCTCTAATTCTAGCTGACTGTTTTCCAATTCCCGTTTTAACGAATATAATTCTATCTCTTTAGACTTTATCTGGTTTTTGTAATCTTCATAATTTATTGTAATAATTGCATCACCTTTTTTTACTTTTTGCCCTTCTTTAACATGAATATCTTCAATCAAAACAGGAAAGTCGATAAATAAATCCTTAACATCATTAGCTTTTACAACCCCAAAAACATCCACAGTTTCTTCAAATTCTCCGGTATCATTTATAGTGAGACCAGTATCAATTTCATTTTTGCTGCATCCCCCAGTTAATAACATTATTGTTATTACTCCTAGTATAAATATTCTTTTCATAGTAAATCAACTCTCCCATCTTTAACATTTATTATTCTATTCCCATATTCAGCTGCTTCCCTTGAATGGGTCACTTGAATTATTGTCTTACCCTTTTCCCTGTTTATCCTTCTCAAGAGTTCCATGATTTCAGTACCTGATTTACTATCGAGATTACCAATAGGTTCATCAGCAAGAATAATGTCAGGTTCGTTTATCAATGCTCTTGCAATTGCAACCCTTTGCTGTTGTCCACCAGACAATTCTCTAGGAGTATGATGCCGCCTATTTGAAAGACCGACTATACTTAAAAGCTCTTCTAACCTGTCTTTATAGTGTTTTATTTTCTTCCCATCTAATAAAATTGGAAGCATAATATTTTCTTCCACATTTAAATTGGGAATAAGGTTGTAAAATTGAAAAACAAACCCTATTTCTCTTCTTCTCATCAGACTTTCAATTCTGTCTGTCATATTAGAGAGTTCTCTTCCATTGACTTTTATACTTCCTGAAGACGACTTGTCAAGTCCACCTATTAAATATAAAAGTGTACTCTTACCCGAACCGGAAGGTCCCATAATTGAAACAAATTCCCCCTTTTCAACTGACAGATTAATACCTTTTAATACTTCAACTTCTATAGAACCAAGTTTATATGTTTTATAAAGGTTATGTATTTCAACTGCCAAACTCAAACTCAATTTCGCCTCCA
It includes:
- a CDS encoding HlyD family secretion protein yields the protein MKRIFILGVITIMLLTGGCSKNEIDTGLTINDTGEFEETVDVFGVVKANDVKDLFIDFPVLIEDIHVKEGQKVKKGDAIITINYEDYKNQIKSKEIELYSLKRELENSQLELENNQQELIKLQKDLQELQDYLSNGNHSDLVKLSNDLDNANSDYEASLKELKINEELLKKGAISQDELDSYKKKVDNYKKQVINLEAALKKCKNDLQKEVDNLKLSIKQKSELIENCRDKSIYEDKLKYIENSIKLMNDKVNKSYIIQNTIVSDVDNAIVYGLNCVKGESVQNSKRLFSLVNINSIVVEANVPEEFINDINFRT
- a CDS encoding IS4 family transposase; its protein translation is MSIVSQKVKEENRFSLTVDNFFKMFSVGYLLKKSNAYKDKGIPCLTVFKVLFELVFTGKNLFMNYKAESFDIPFARDVVYRFLNSIHINWQRFLYLLSAKVINHHIDRLTSDERVDAFVIDDSFYSRTRSKSVELLSWVKDHADGNKNKKGFRMLTLGWTDGNSFIPVAFNLLSSTNPRVCINPAKNTIDKRTVGFKRRQNALATSPESALSMLEQAVATGIKAKYVLFDSWFSFPATIIKICKMNLNVIAMVKDTPKIYYNFNGEKKSLREIYRTVRKRRGRSKYLASVMVELHDKEGNHIPAKIVFVRDRRNKSKWLALISTDTSLPETEIIRIYGKRWDIEVFFKMCKSYLKLAKEFQGRSYDMMVAHTTIVFSRYIMLAVENRNNTDLRTIGTLFYYCCDELEDIKFHEALQLIIEALKTTLQEKLLLTKETVNEFLNYFVTCLPVHIKAKLSVVSCES
- a CDS encoding IS256 family transposase; translated protein: MSEGKKNIIAGLIQEYDIKTAEDIQDALKDLLGSTIQAILEAEMDEHLGYEPYERSENSNSRNGKKSKTIRSKYGEMEIDVPQDRESSFEPKIVRKRQKDISGIEDKIIAMYAKGLTTREISEQIEDIYGFEVSEGMVSNITNKLLPEIEEWQRRPLSSIYPIVFIDAVHFSVRDNGIIRKLAAYTILGINEEGKKEVLTIQIGENESSKYWLNVLNELKNRGVKDILVLCADGLTGIKESIAVAYPQTEYQRCIVHQVRNTLKYVADKDKKAFAADLKSIYQAPSEEAGYAQMKEVTEKWQEHYPNAMKSWTANWDVISPIFKFSADVRKVIYTTNAIESLNSTYRRLNSKRSVFPSDTALLKALYLATFEVTKKWTLPIRNWGKVYGELSIMYEGRLP
- a CDS encoding ABC transporter ATP-binding protein — translated: MSLSLAVEIHNLYKTYKLGSIEVEVLKGINLSVEKGEFVSIMGPSGSGKSTLLYLIGGLDKSSSGSIKVNGRELSNMTDRIESLMRRREIGFVFQFYNLIPNLNVEENIMLPILLDGKKIKHYKDRLEELLSIVGLSNRRHHTPRELSGGQQQRVAIARALINEPDIILADEPIGNLDSKSGTEIMELLRRINREKGKTIIQVTHSREAAEYGNRIINVKDGRVDLL